The stretch of DNA TCTGCTAGTAGATTTTGAAATCTTTTTCTTCAGAGTACAATTTTATGATTTCTCAGTTTCTCACTAGTTTCCTAGGATCATTTAactttttgtctttaaattctTTTCTACCAGGAATTTTTAGTGATCCAATTAtctgaaaggagagaaaaaagttaaGATGGGGCTTAGACTGTtaatcctattttaaaaaatgttcttggTCTCTGAAACAGAAGTACTTAAATTTGTCtttctaataaaaaaattatgacaCAGGTTTGTAAGTCATGGTATAAAGCAAACATGTAGTATGGTATAACTGCTGCCCAAATAAGTGATGATGTGAGATGATTATGCAAAATGTAGGACAGTTCTAGTTTGAAGCACAGCTGCCTAAAGAGAATAGTGACAATGATCATGAGGGTGTCACACTGTCACAATGATGAGGCATCATTCCAAAAACTTCATAagcattaattcattttttcctcACAGTTCCATTAGGAAGttactattatctccattttacaggtgagcaaATTAAGGTAGAGAGAaatcaagtaacttgcccaaagtaaaGGTCAGTAAGGAGGACAGACAGAACATGCCTTTGACTCCAGAAACCTCACTCTTAACCCCTATGCTTTGTCAGCTTTCCAGTGATATTTGTACTAGGCTCTTGGGCATGCTTTCATGTCCAATTTGTAAATCTTTCAGAATAAGAAGTGTGTACTGAAGAAAACAATTACATgaatgctttataattttttttagccTCTTAAGACATTTCATGATCTGAGTACTTTATGGTTTAAAGTCTCCATTCAGAAAAGACAAGAGCAAGTTAACTCTAAAATTGTTCTGTGGCATATCTTAAATTATTAAGTACCCATTATTAAAACATAAGCACTGCATCCTGGCCCACTAAACAAGAAGCTGCTAGGAATAAAAGATTCTGCAAAGATCTTACCTGGTGTTTGGTAATAGTTTTCCCAGAAGAAAATGGCTTTTgaaacaaaaccataaaaaatgCAGTCctgtaaatattaaaacattaatatattaatattaatcaaTATCAGACACAAGATACAGTTTTAAGTAAAGAcacttattttaaacaaatatgccAGAACTTGAAGTGTTATCCTCTGAATAAATCATACTGGAGAATTATACTCATTTTAGTAAAACTCCTTTTCAACACttagagaacttttttttttttttttttgagatagggtcttgctttgttgccaggctggagtgcagtggcatgatcttggctcactgcaacctccacctcctggttcaagcaattctcctgcctcagcctcctgagtagcggggattgcaggcacgcgccaccatgcccagccaatttttcgtatttttagtagagacagggtttcaacatgttggccaggctggtctcgaactcctgacctcggttgatctgccttccttggcctcccaagctgctgggaaaacaggcatgagcaaccacgcctggccgagaactcttattttctgtcttcagaACCAGCTAACAAGCCACAAAAGTAAAGGagtcacaattttttttatatcttaaaataccaaagaaaataattcctattttctctaaaattcagtaataaatcttgaaatagtataatgaaaatgaagaaattactAATTATACGTCCCTACCTTTCACATTGCCAAAACAGTTGTATAAAAATGTACACAacttggtcaggcatggtggctcaagcctgtaaccccagcactttgggcggctgaggtgggcagatcacctgaggtcaggagttggagaccagcctggccaacatgggaaaaccccgtgtctactaaaaaaaaatacaaaaattagccagccatggtgggacacacctgtaatcctagctactcaggaggctgaggcagaattgcttgaacccaggaggcagaggctgcagtgagtggattgagccactgcactccatcctgggcaaccgagccagactgtctcaaaaaaaaaaaataaataaaaaataaaaaaagcacatAACTGGTGGCTTAATATTTCTTAATCAATAATCTATTTCCCAAATTACCAAAATTATACTCCAAagagtgttttttttaaatggagtctcgctctattgcccaggctggagtacaatggcacaatctcagctcactgcaacctccgcctcccaggttcaagcgatcctcctgtctcagaccccctagtagctgggactacaggcatgtgccaccatgcttggctaatttttgtatttttagtagagatggggttttgccacgttggccaggctggtttccaactcctgacctcaggtgatcgacccccgttggcctcccaaagtgctgggattataggtgtgagccaccgcacccagctgactCCCAAGAGTCTTTAATTGGTTTTTATTAACAGAGAGGGTGGTCACTATCAATCTCAAGATCCAAGAAATCTTTATTCAGAATTTCTTAtatgtaggctgggcgtggtggctcatgcctgtaatcccagcactttgggaggctgaggcgggcggatcacaaggtcaagagattgagaccatcctggccaacatggtgaaaccctgtctctgttaaaaatacaaaaattagttgggcatggtggtgagcaccgcacctgtagttccagcgactcgggaggctgaggcaggagaactgcttgaacccgggaggcagtgatcttgcagtgagccaagatcacgccactgcactccagcctggtgacagagtgagactgtgtctcaaaaaagaaaaaaaaaaagcatttcttatAAGTAGGATAATTTAATGTTCATACTGTATGAGGACTGTACTAAGAAAAGATTATGTAGTGAACACAGCCCAACCATGGTTTAACTTAGAAAATAAGGAATATTTGTTCCAAGACAGGCCTCAGATAACACCCTGTGCCTGTTTGAAGATTAGGTTGTGTCAGTCAAATAGTGTAGGAATCCCTAGTGTCCCTGAGACCCTTTCAGGAAGTCAGCAAGgttaaaatgattttcaaagaAATACCAAGACATTATCTGCCCCTTTCACTCTTATTCTCCCAGGAGTATAGAGCGAAATTGCTAATACTGCAACAGGTTCAATACTGAGGCACTTATGAGAATCTGGCTATCCTCTATTAAGCCAGATAttaaaatcaatttgcaaaaatctCATCAAAGTCTGTGTTTAGGCAAGTGATTAGAGCACAACAATCCCTTTTCTTTTCAGTCTCTTTGTAGCTCTAATTTTAAGTATACTCCCAGTTAAAACAATTTATCAAATACTTGTCAGGAGGAACAAACAAAATATTGCATGTAAAGTTTCTTAAAGATACTCTGTTAAAACaggattttcaaagaaataaaaaaatcaagaaaaaaaaatccacacactCACCcaagttttaatataaaaatgaattgaaCAATGTGAACAGCTTTTAGGAGATCATATGATTCGAAAAGTCCGACAGCCTTCAAAAATTTAGTGAAACATAATAACACAATGTATTTTgttaatctgaaaaataaaagcagaaacaatttttagtatcattgaaaTTACAAGGAACTCATCAATCTGGTTTTTTAAACAAGAGGTCATTACAGAAACCATAGAAatatacataaacaaaaaatgaaacaaaacaaagtccccAAACAACTCACCATCCACATGATAATtactgttgacttttttttttaaatcatagagacggggtctcaatgtgttgcccaggctggtctcgaactccttgggtcaagcaatcctccagctttggtctcccaaagtgctgggattacaggtgtgagccaccgcgcccaacctgctgttaacattttgaggccaggtgcagtagcttgagaccagcctgggcaacatggcaaaagcctatctctacaaaaaatactaagaattagccaggcattatgGCGCGTGGCAGCAGTCTCAGCTCctcgggaggatcacctgagcctggaaggctgaggttgcagtgagctgtgattgtgtcactgcactccagcctgggcaacagagtgagaccctgtctcaaagtacaaacaaacaggctgggtgctcacgcctgtaatcccagcactttgggaggcctaagtgagTGGATCACGTGAAGTctggaactcaagaccagcctggccaacatggcgaaaactcacctctactaaaatacaaaaattagctgggcgtggtggcaggtgcctgtaatcccagccatttgggaggctgaggcaagagaatcgcttgaacccgggaggcagaggttgcagtgagtcaaaactgcaccactgcacttcagcctagataacagagtaagactctgtctcaaaacaaaaaccaaccaaccacaaCATTTTGGGTTTCTTTTCAATGTATATGAATGATTATGTACAGCTACAGTCTACTTTTAACAAAAAATGCCCAAcgaaaaatgaaaattttcttgaTCAAGTTGCTGGACTATTTTGTTATCTGCTTTCTAACTTAATAACTCCTCCAAACAAATAAGGAGAACGGAATAAAAACTAAATTCTGTTATGAAAAGACCACAATAAAGGAAGAAACGGAAGAATGGTAAATGCCTTTGGTTCGCGCCTCCTCTGCCTTGTTAAGTGACTACAGTGAGAGTTGTGGTTGAAAGGTCAATTGACTGGACCTAGAGTCCTAAAAAGGCTCAGGAATTGGAAACACCTCAGGAGGGGAATGAGAAGCTGAAAAGAAGAGGATCTCTAGGAAGTCTTCCAAGTAATCAGATTTCCAGGTTCCTGCCCAGCCGGCAGGCAACTCTCTCTCCTCAACCACTATTAGGAGTCACGAGTCATAGCCTCTGGCAAGGTCACTTAAATTTCCTGAAGTAGACAACTCTGCTGGCTTTATAAGAGAATGTccatgtttttaagaaaaacaagtaTTTAAGGATAAAGAAGCATGAAGTATGTAACTTACTTTCAAATAgtccaggggaaaaaaatacctgtgtgtgtgcatttagagagagagagagaataaatcaCATGGGACGATACATTAACAATTACAGAGTCCAGGCAAAGAATATACTACTCTTGTGACTTTTACATAaactggaaattatttttaaatgagtagtCTAAAAGTGTTATTTATTCAAGGGTGTATTGTCTCAGGTAGGGAAATGTGGTAAACAATCCTTTGCTATTTTATTTGTACTATTTACTTACCAGAGTTACCCTTCTATTATAGTTTATTGCAGAATCAATCAAATTCAACTCAGGACTGGTTGAATTTTGATGGATTCCAGGTTGCAAGAGTTTTACTTTATATAGACCAAAAATCAAATACTAGTTATAATCTGCAACAAAAACTAGTTGACAAGTCCTTTAATTGTGGGTATTTTTATGCccaaatttacaaatatgtattattttaaacaaaggtttattttgctttaagtCCTCTTTGTGGGGAAGGGCACAGGGTCACAGCTAACATTTGTTGGGCACCTGCTATGTTCCAAGTGCTTTGAatacatcatttcatttaattcttacaacagtCCTACAAACCAAGAAGTGGTATCCGTTTCACAAAACCGAATTGTAGAAAagtaagttgcccaaggtcacacaactaataaATGAGCTGGTAGTCTGAGTTGTTTAAAACCCCATATATAGTGCCTTCTACATAGTAGATACTtgagtatttattgaatgaattgaACTTGAATTACacactgattttttattttttagccagAGAACTGTTGAGCCACTGCAGTAGGCAAAGCCCAAGAGGCAGGTTTGAACCTAAATCCAAACTTCAGTAATTTCAGGTTTAGAAAACCAGGGAGTTATcttcgatctcagctcactgcaacttctgccgctgggttcaagtgattctcctgcctcagcctcctgagcagctgggattacaggtgcctgccactatgtcaggctaatttttgtattttttagtagagacaggttttcgctatgttggttggccaggctggtctcgtacttctgacctcaggtgatccacctgccttggcctcccaaaatgctaggattacaggtgtgagcccaccaCGTTTAGAACcagggaattttctttttttttttttttttttgagatggagtctggctctgtcgcccaggctggagtgcagtggccggatctcagctcactgcgagctccgcctcccgggtttacgccgttctcctgcctcagcctcccgagtagctgggactacaggcgcccgccacctcgcccgggtagttttttgtattttttagtagagacggggtttcaccgtgttcgccagaatggtcttgatctcctgacctcgtgatccgcccgtctcagcctcccaaagtgctgggattacaggcttgagccaccgcacccggccagaaccAGGGAATTTTCTAAACCTTCACAGAAAAGTCCACTGATAACTTTTGACAAGACTAGTTAATGGGAAATGAT from Macaca nemestrina isolate mMacNem1 chromosome 6, mMacNem.hap1, whole genome shotgun sequence encodes:
- the LOC105475197 gene encoding proton-coupled zinc antiporter SLC30A5 isoform X3; the protein is MEEKYGGDVLAGPGGGGGGGLGPVDVPSARLTKYIVLLCFTKFLKAVGLFESYDLLKAVHIVQFIFILKLGTAFFMVLFQKPFSSGKTITKHQIIGSLKIPGRKEFKDKKLNDPRKLVRN